The Microterricola viridarii nucleotide sequence GCTGTTGGCCGCCCGAGAGCTGGCTGGGCATCTTGTCGGCTTGGTCTGCGACTCCCACGCGGTCCAAGTGTTCGAGCGCGAGCGCACGGGCATCCGACTTCTTGGTCCGGCGCACCATCACCGGCCCGAGCATCACGTTCTCGAGCACAGTCTTGTGCGCGAACAAGTTGAAGGATTGGAACACCATTCCGACATCGGCGCGCAACGTCGCCAGTTCGCGCCCCTCGTCAGGCAATGCGACGCCATCAATGAAGATGTCGCCCGAGCTGATCGTCTCCAGGCGGTTGATGGCGCGGCAGAGGGTCGACTTGCCCGCGCCCGACGGACCGATGAGGGCAACGATCTCTCCGCGATTGACGATGGTGTTGACGTCGCGAAGCACGTGATTCTCACCATAGAACTTGTTCACCTTGTTGAGGATCACGAGCGGATTCGTCGCCGTCAGCGAGGGTATCGAGACTGTGTTGTTGAGATCCATTACCTGCGTGCTCATTTCCGGGTCGGTGTCCGTCGGACCGGCCTGCCGGGCGCGTCGGATGACGCGGGCGGCAGGCCAGGCCGGGGAAGGATGGGTGCGGCTACTGCACCCGCTGGATGAGAGCGCGCAATGACTCGTTCTCTGCTTCAGTGAGGTCGGTCAACGGGGGGCGGACGCGGCCGATCTCACGACCGGTCACGTTGAGGCCCGCCTTGATGATCGACACCGCGTACCCCTGCTTGCGGTCGCGGATCTCCAAGAACGGCAGCACGAAGTCGCGCAGGCCGGCGAAGACGAAGTCGTGGTCGCGAGCTCGGACGGCCGCGTAGAAGCTCAGCGCGAACTCGGGAACGAAGTTGAACATGGCCGACGAGTAGGTGGTCACGCCGAGCTCGAGGTAGGGGAGTGCGAAGGTCTCGGCAGTCGGAAGCCCGCCGATGTAGATCAGGCGATCGCCGAGTTGGCTGTAGATCCTCGTCATCTGGTCGATGCTGCCGACGCCGTCCTTGAAGCCGATGAGGTTCCGATTGCGCTCAGCGACACGGGCGACGGTGTCGGCCTGCAGTGACATGTTGGCGCGGCTGTACACGACGACACCCAGGTTGGTGCTCGCGCAGACGCCCTCGATGTACGCGGCCAGGCCATCCTGCGACGCCTCCGTGAGGTAGGGCGGGAACAACAGGATCCCGGCGGCCCCGGCCTGTTCGGCGATGCGGGCCTGCTCGATCGCGTTCGGCAGCGAGCCGCCGGCCGGTGCGAGGACGGGGACCCGTTCGGACGCCTCATCGACGGCGGCGGTGACGACGCGCGAAATCTCGTCGTTGGTCAGCGAGAAGAACTCGCCAGTCCCTCCGGCGGCGAACAGCCCGGCAACATCGTGGCTGCTCATCCAGGCAACGTGCTCGCGGTATCGCTTCTCGTCGAAGCTGAGGTCATCGGCAAAAGCTGTCACCGGGAAGGAGAGGAGACCGCTCCCTATTTTTGCCGCAAGGTCTTCCGGGCTGTACGCAGTCAAAGTCACGTCATCCTTTGTTTTGAGGTGATGAGTCGGGGAGTGGCTTCCCGACGGTTGTCTCAGCGTAAGGATCGCAACATGCCTCATCAACAGCACTTTTGAATGCTCCAATACCTTTCCAGCATGGCTGGGGTGCGGCGCTCACACGAGTGCGGAGGAGCTGAGCCGTTCCAAGGCGTTCCGGGTGGGTCGGAGGGCAGGATTGGTGTTATCCCTCCGCCAGATGGCGTGCAAGTGCACGATGGGCTCACGGTTCTCGGCGATGCTGCGGTAAGCGATGCCTGACATGCCCAGCCGCGTGGCGGAGGCAGGAACGAGAGCGATGCCCTTGTTGGCGGCGACCAGGCTCAGCATGCTGTGCACCTGCGTGATCTCCTGGCTGGGCACAGTGTTCACCGTCGCGAGCACCGTATCGACGAGACTGCGAAAGTACCGTGCCTCGTGCGGCGAGTAGGTGAGGATCTTCTCTCCACTCAGCTCCTCCACCGAGAGGGGGCGGGTCGTGACTGCGAGTGGATGTTTGCTGCCGATCGCGGCAACCAGTGCTTCGCGCCGGACGAGGGTGGACACGAGATCGGGTGACGGTGGCGTTTCGCGCACGAACCCGATGTCCACGGAGCCTCGGAGTACCGCGGCGATCTGATCCCGGGACACCATCTCGTGAATGTCAACGCGCAGTTCGGGTGCCACCGCGTCGATGTTGGCGAGAATGTCACCGAGCAGACCCATGATCC carries:
- a CDS encoding amino acid ABC transporter ATP-binding protein, translated to MDLNNTVSIPSLTATNPLVILNKVNKFYGENHVLRDVNTIVNRGEIVALIGPSGAGKSTLCRAINRLETISSGDIFIDGVALPDEGRELATLRADVGMVFQSFNLFAHKTVLENVMLGPVMVRRTKKSDARALALEHLDRVGVADQADKMPSQLSGGQQQRVAIARALAMGPKLMLFDEPTSALDPEMVSEVLDVMLALAKTGMTMVTVTHEMGFAREAADRIIFMADGQIVEEATPTEFFSAPKTTRARDFLQKVLAR
- the kdgD gene encoding 5-dehydro-4-deoxyglucarate dehydratase, with the protein product MTAYSPEDLAAKIGSGLLSFPVTAFADDLSFDEKRYREHVAWMSSHDVAGLFAAGGTGEFFSLTNDEISRVVTAAVDEASERVPVLAPAGGSLPNAIEQARIAEQAGAAGILLFPPYLTEASQDGLAAYIEGVCASTNLGVVVYSRANMSLQADTVARVAERNRNLIGFKDGVGSIDQMTRIYSQLGDRLIYIGGLPTAETFALPYLELGVTTYSSAMFNFVPEFALSFYAAVRARDHDFVFAGLRDFVLPFLEIRDRKQGYAVSIIKAGLNVTGREIGRVRPPLTDLTEAENESLRALIQRVQ
- a CDS encoding LysR family transcriptional regulator, producing MFTFDQLRSFIVLADELHFSRAAEHLNMTQPPLSRQIQKLEGELGFSLFDRSKKSVRLTAAGAAFRDEAAKILSIAEASRNTARRIADGEAGEIKIGITATGIMGLLGDILANIDAVAPELRVDIHEMVSRDQIAAVLRGSVDIGFVRETPPSPDLVSTLVRREALVAAIGSKHPLAVTTRPLSVEELSGEKILTYSPHEARYFRSLVDTVLATVNTVPSQEITQVHSMLSLVAANKGIALVPASATRLGMSGIAYRSIAENREPIVHLHAIWRRDNTNPALRPTRNALERLSSSALV